A single genomic interval of Carassius gibelio isolate Cgi1373 ecotype wild population from Czech Republic chromosome A22, carGib1.2-hapl.c, whole genome shotgun sequence harbors:
- the LOC127942428 gene encoding transcription factor atf-2-like: MSTMKSPKQLADSCLPSSTGEITTSKDNPESLRRLLPLTGSSVLAQRLFHLQSYRNPLLPNRRRKREMTPTEKKDASYWVKRKKNNEAAKRSREKRRINDFMLEGQLLALSEENAQLRAEVLSLQYHMGNGRSLDVNQPTVPFNYPISSHLKPSMWGLPPGTAPLPAEAPELYHSWHGSSPFISPLRVPPKSANLPSQISHLENNANPVEADAASHSQVTSSNDPPRHPQRFPSPRASAASPPPPQPLPGLSQSATQHSNQMLPWGSSSLRPSPLHPSWPLSFPMSLRDTDGSHNGVRSLWNFNSRYCMLSAEISGQLRRIFCPENS; the protein is encoded by the coding sequence ATGAGTACCATGAAAAGTCCCAAGCAACTAGCAGACTCTTGTCTCCCCTCCTCCACGGGAGAGATCACGACAAGCAAAGACAACCCTGAAAGCTTAAGAAGGCTTCTTCCACTCACCGGCTCATCCGTTCTGGCACAGCGACTGTTCCACCTCCAGTCATACCGCAATCCGCTGTTACCCAATAGACGACGTAAACGTGAGATGACTCCCACTGAGAAAAAGGACGCGTCGTATTGGGTGAAACGGAAGAAGAACAACGAGGCCGCCAAGCGTTCCAGAGAGAAGCGGCGAATCAACGACTTCATGCTGGAGGGACAACTTCTGGCACTGAGCGAGGAGAATGCCCAGCTCCGGGCCGAGGTGTTGAGTTTGCAGTATCACATGGGGAATGGGCGAAGTTTGGATGTCAATCAACCCACTGTGCCCTTCAACTATCCCATTTCATCCCATCTCAAGCCTTCCATGTGGGGTTTGCCTCCTGGTACTGCTCCTCTTCCAGCAGAAGCTCCAGAGCTGTACCACTCTTGGCATGGCTCATCTCCATTCATCTCGCCCCTAAGAGTGCCTCCTAAAAGTGCCAACCTACCATCACAGATTAGCCATTTGGAAAACAATGCTAACCCAGTAGAGGCAGACGCAGCATCTCACTCACAGGTCACTTCCAGCAACGACCCACCAAGACACCCACAACGGTTTCCATCCCCGAGAGCATCTGCAGCCTCACCACCCCCTCCTCAGCCGCTGCCTGGATTGAGCCAGTCTGCCACCCAACACAGCAACCAGATGTTACCTTGGGGCTCGTCTTCTTTGCGTCCATCTCCCCTTCATCCCAGCTGGCCACTGTCCTTCCCTATGTCACTACGAGACACAGACGGCTCTCATAATGGCGTAAGGTCCCTCTGGAACTTCAACAGCAGGTACTGCATGCTGTCTGCTGAGATCTCAGGACAGCTCAGAAGAATCTTTTGCCCGGAGAACTCTTAG